AATGCGAATTTGCCATCGAGTTCCTTGACGACTTGATCGGTAGGATAGGGTGCACGATCACGTAGAACTTTATAGGCCTCGACTACGATCACGGCTTCCGTGGCCTGCCTTGACAGCCCGTAGTATCGTCTCATGTCACAAGTGTTGTGCAACGCCCCGGAGAATATGCAGAAGATATCATCCATCACTACAACAGACCTGAGTTGCACCACACAGATACAGGAGGATTAATTACTGTTTCTTGAACCGAGAGAGTGGGGAGTCAGAGTTACCTTGGAATTGCTGGATTTTCATCTTGATGCGACAAAGCCAGGAAGTTGCCACCGGATAGGTGGTAAAAGGTGCAGTCTGATCTCCATGATCGGAAGATTTCTGCGATTTCTTCCCATCTGTTCAAGCAATTCCTCCCAGCAACTGGAAGGCTCAGGCTCAGCTCCTTGGGTGGCTTCGAAACTGATTTCTCAAAAACTGCCAACATAATGTGAAGATGAACT
The genomic region above belongs to Salvia miltiorrhiza cultivar Shanhuang (shh) chromosome 5, IMPLAD_Smil_shh, whole genome shotgun sequence and contains:
- the LOC130985525 gene encoding stem-specific protein TSJT1-like — its product is MLAVFEKSVSKPPKELSLSLPVAGRNCLNRWEEIAEIFRSWRSDCTFYHLSGGNFLALSHQDENPAIPRSVVVMDDIFCIFSGALHNTCDMRRYYGLSRQATEAVIVVEAYKVLRDRAPYPTDQVVKELDGKFAFILFDSKAPTLFLARDRDGSVQLYWGVAGDGSLVCTDDPNVISAACDKHYTPFPPGCVFMDRNGLMSFDHPLNKVRGVVREDDGGVIFQVDLYSRIPSIPRSGSAVNWANAAQVEGDY